The following are from one region of the Salvia splendens isolate huo1 chromosome 2, SspV2, whole genome shotgun sequence genome:
- the LOC121775483 gene encoding cell surface glycoprotein 1-like, whose product MGNKKWAKKITSEKPTSNRREETLESQPTMEEQPSNPQPPEPTPQAPTMVSLDVMTEFLRQQDPSRDWAAELAGFSRIGCKWSMTGETPAVPTPEPNVQPTAQPPTSIPTSSTITPEREPPSVTEPSESAQTPQPSDSMDVDPISAYYDSEPDEREARRRNEEKSQKGGDEPEKTPTAEPIPQEMAREEIDLNETARKQGLMTDEEFQALLDEVNQTEDGTATMARV is encoded by the coding sequence ATGGGAAACAAGAAATGGGCGAAGAAAATCACCAGCGAGAAACCTACTTCAAACCGCAGAGAAGAAACCCTAGAATCGCAACCGACAATGGAAGAGCAGCCATCGAACCCGCAACCACCGGAGCCGACTCCTCAGGCTCCGACGATGGTTTCTTTGGACGTAATGACGGAGTTCCTTCGACAGCAGGACCCAAGTCGAGATTGGGCGGCTGAGTTGGCCGGTTTTAGCCGAATCGGGTGCAAATGGAGCATGACCGGAGAAACCCCAGCAGTACCTACACCAGAACCGAATGTGCAACCCACAGCACAAccacccacttccattccgactTCATCAACAATTACGCCAGAAAGGGAACCTCCCTCGGTGACCGAACCCTCGGAATCCGCCCAAACTCCCCAACCAAGCGACTCAATGGATGTTGACCCCATCTCTGCCTATTACGACTCCGAACCAGATGAAAGGGAGGCGAGAAGAAGAAATGAGGAAAAGAGCCAGAAGGGAGGCGATGAACCAGAGAAAACGCCGACAGCGGAGCCCATTCCTCAAGAAATGGCGAGGGAAGAGATAGATTTAAATGAGACGGCCAGAAAGCAGGGCCTAATGACTGATGAAGAATTTCAGGCTCTTCTGGATGAGGTAAATCAGACGGAAGATGGTACCGCCACGATGgcgagggtctag
- the LOC121790827 gene encoding putative pentatricopeptide repeat-containing protein At5g59900: MRLPIRNPIPFSKFRAASPAADDESFLAVLNSVARGTQSWSLALDNPSISTRLTGRHVESFILRNLHDSKLALRFFNFLGLHKHFRHSTASFCLLVHSLVHSKLYWPATSLLQTLLQRDDTPAFVFRNLFDSYNRSDFSSPYGFDLLLQSYVQSRRVLDSVVVLRLMKECGLFPEVRTISAVLNGLIRVRRFEMVLALFDEILVNSGVVADVYVYAAVIRSLCELRDYDRAKEMIGSIEGDGVKLNVVIYNVLIHGLCKSGRVSKAVEIKDSLRFKGMRADVVTYCTLVLGLCRVDEFGFARELVDEMVECGLVPSVEALSSVVDGMRRKGEIGDAFDLIDKVEKLGKMPNLYVCNAMVHSLCNNEKLEKAQLLFMKMEEKGLIINEVSYNILINSLCKSGKLDEAINFLGKMLCAGIKPTVYTYNMLISGQCKLGKLEAAEKLFLEMNEIGLSHTVVTYTSLIHGFCKKGELDKAFLLYHEMTGKDISPNVHTFTALIYGLCNANMMDGAYKMFSKMSEMNVAPNEVTYNVLIEGNCKVGNTEKAFMLFDEMLKKDLTPDSFTYRSLIYGLCSTGRVSEAKEFMDRQNDLNEFCYSELMHAYCKDGRLEDAQRARDEMEERGINMDLICYAIIIQGILDQKDSALLIKSLKEIHDRGLRPDDFIYTCFIDKYGKTGDLAMAMAHWDLMISEGFGPNVVTYSAMINSLCKGGLVRKAEVLLKEMLVSGIFPNEITHGCFLDHLTREGNMEEANRLHKAMLKGSHGSTVSYNMLIRGFCMLGRIQEAYQTLNEMSDNGISPDCISYSTIAHEYCRRGNLQGAFSLWESMLNNEIEPDAVAYNLLIHSCCVAGEFSKAFEFHNSMVKRGLKLTRATYACLMQQTRVQESPFEPQAGQSVVD; the protein is encoded by the coding sequence ATGCGCCTGCCAATCCGGAACCCTATCCCCTTCTCCAAGTTCAGAGCCGCGTCGCCGGCAGCCGACGATGAGAGCTTCCTGGCAGTGCTAAACAGCGTCGCCAGGGGTACTCAGAGCTGGTCTCTCGCTCTCGACAACCCCTCCATTTCCACGCGCCTCACCGGCCGCCACGTTGAGTCCTTCATCCTCCGCAATCTCCACGACTCCAAGTTAGCCCTCCGCTTCTTCAATTTCCTCGGCCTTCACAAGCATTTCCGCCACTCTACGGCGTCGTTTTGCCTCCTCGTCCACTCCTTAGTCCACTCTAAACTCTACTGGCCGGCGACCTCGCTTTTGCAGACCCTATTGCAAAGGGATGACACTCCGGCTTTCGTGTTTCGCAATTTGTTCGATTCTTATAACAGATCCGATTTTTCTTCGCCCTACGGATTTGATTTGTTGCTGCAGAGTTATGTTCAGAGTAGAAGGGTTCTGGATTCGGTTGTTGTTCTCAGATTGATGAAGGAATGCGGCTTGTTTCCGGAGGTGAGGACGATTAGCGCGGTGTTGAATGGATTGATACGAGTGAGGAGATTTGAGATGGTGCTTGCCTTGTTTGACGAAATTCTTGTGAATTCGGGGGTTGTTGCTGATGTCTATGTTTATGCTGCTGTGATTAGGAGTTTGTGTGAGTTGAGGGATTATGATAGAGCGAAGGAGATGATCGGTTCGATTGAGGGGGATGGAGTGAAGTTGAATGTGGTTATTTACAATGTGTTGATTCACGGGCTGTGTAAGAGTGGTAGAGTCTCGAAGGCTGTTGAGATTAAGGATTCGTTGAGGTTTAAGGGCATGAGAGCCGATGTTGTGACGTATTGTACGTTGGTGCTGGGGTTGTGTAGAGTGGATGAGTTTGGGTTTGCAAGAGAGTTGGTGGATGAGATGGTAGAGTGCGGGCTCGTTCCGAGTGTGGAGGCTTTGTCTAGTGTTGTTGATGGAATGAGGAGAAAAGGGGAAATTGGCGATGCTTTTGATTTGATTGATAAGGTGGAGAAACTTGGGAAAATGCCTAATTTATATGTTTGCAATGCTATGGTTCACTCATTGTGTAATAACGAAAAGTTAGAGAAAGCACAGTTGCTTTTTATGAAGATGGAGGAGAAGGGTTTGATCATAAATGAAGTGAGTTATAACATTTTGATCAATTCATTATGTAAAAGTGGGAAACTGGATGAAGCTATCAATTTTCTTGGTAAAATGCTCTGTGCAGGAATAAAGCCAACAGTTTACACTTATAACATGTTAATTAGTGGGCAGTGCAAGTTGGGAAAATTGGAAGCAGCTGAAAAACTGTTTCTTGAGATGAATGAAATAGGATTGAGTCACACTGTTGTAACATATACTTCTTTGATTCATGGTTTCTGTAAGAAAGGAGAATTGGACAAGGCATTCCTTTTATATCATGAGATGACTGGGAAAGACATTTCACCTAATGTGCATACGTTCACTGCACTGATCTATGGTCTTTGTAATGCAAATATGATGGATGGAGCATATAAAATGTTCAGCAAAATGTCGGAAATGAACGTTGCTCCAAATGAGGTAACATACAATGTTCTGATAGAAGGAAATTGTAAAGTAGGCAACACAGAAAAAGCTTTCATGCTGTTCGATGAGATGTTGAAGAAGGATCTTACGCCAGACTCATTTACGTACAGGTCTCTGATCTATGGACTTTGTTCCACAGGTAGAGTATCTGAAGCAAAAGAATTTATGGATCGCCAAAATGATTTGAACGAGTTTTGTTATTCTGAACTGATGCATGCGTATTGCAAGGATGGACGACTGGAGGACGCACAGCGTGCTCGTGATGAGATGGAGGAAAGAGGTATTAACATGGATCTTATATGCTATGCTATAATTATTCAAGGGATTCTTGATCAGAAAGACTCAGCACTATTGATTAAAAGTTTGAAGGAAATTCATGACCGTGGACTAAGGCCTGATGATTTTATCTATACTTGTTTCATCGACAAGTATGGAAAGACCGGTGATCTTGCGATGGCTATGGCTCATTGGGATCTTATGATTAGTGAAGGCTTTGGCCCAAATGTTGTGACATACAGTGCGATGATTAATAGCCTTTGTAAGGGAGGATTGGTGAGGAAAGCAGAGGTTCTGTTAAAGGAAATGTTGGTTAGCGGGATATTTCCAAATGAGATCACACACGGATGCTTTCTTGATCATCTTACCAGAGAAGGGAATATGGAGGAGGCTAACCGGCTTCATAAGGCTATGCTCAAAGGTTCCCATGGTAGCACAGTGAGTTACAATATGCTCATTCGAGGTTTCTGCATGTTGGGCCGAATTCAGGAAGCTTATCAGACCCTAAATGAAATGTCAGATAATGGTATTTCTCCAGATTGTATTAGCTACTCAACTATCGCACATGAGTATTGTAGGAGAGGTAATTTGCAAGGAGCCTTCAGTTTATGGGAATCAATGTTAAACAATGAGATTGAGCCTGATGCAGTTGCTTATAACTTGCTGATACATTCATGCTGTGTTGCTGGAGAGTTTAGTAAGGCTTTTGAATTTCATAATAGTATGGTGAAAAGAGGCCTGAAGCTGACTCGGGCAACATATGCATGTCTCATGCAACAGACGCGTGTGCAAGAATCGCCATTTGAGCCGCAGGCGGGACAATCTGTTGTGGATTGA
- the LOC121775476 gene encoding uncharacterized protein LOC121775476: MAKPYDRVQWLFLTKFSILINGALAGFFKSTRGLRQGDPISPALFVIAADYHSRALDKLILGQKDMTFKAFRRSIEISHLAYVDDIIIFTQAAADPLCRLRACLDGYERVSGQQINLAKSNFYIAEIHEQWASSIQTEGGFTRGNFPFLNLGIPIYRGVKRTDMFMFVREKIARRISGWAHRHLSFGGRLTLIKSTLVVIPLHILQAIEPTAGILKQLDQQMARFSWGSTK, encoded by the exons ATGGCAAAACCCTACGATAGAGTCCAATGGCTGTTTCTCACCAAG TTTTCGATCCTCATCAACGGAGCTCTAGCGGGTTTCTTCAAATCTACACGGGGATTAAGACAAGGAGATCCTATATCCCCCGCTTTGTTTGTGATTGCCGCGGACTACCATTCGAGGGCCCttgataagctcatcctcggccaaaaggataTGACCTTCAAAGCCTTCCGAAGAAGTATCGAGATCAGCCATTTAGCCTATGTGGATGACATAATCATATTCACACAAGCGGCTGCGGACCCCTTATGTCGGCTTAGAGCATGCCTCGACGGGTACGAGAGAGTCTCAggacaacaaatcaaccttGCCAAGAGCAATTTCTATATTGCAGAAATTCATGAGCAATGGGCAAGCTCAATCCAAACGGAAGGGGGTTTCACTAGGGGGAACTTCCCTTTCCTCAACTTAGGCATTCCCATATACCGAGGTGTGAAGCGTACAGATATGTTCATGTTTGTCcgtgaaaagattgcaagaaggatctccgGATGGGCTCACCGGCACTTATCCTTTGGAGGGAGACTTACCCTCATCAAGAGTACTCTAGTAGTGATCCCGTTACATATCTTACAAGCCATCGAACCCACTGCAGGCATCCTTAAACAACTGGATCAACAAATGGCGCGGTTCTCTTGGGGCTCTACAAAGTGA